A single genomic interval of Petroclostridium xylanilyticum harbors:
- a CDS encoding ABC transporter ATP-binding protein — translation MLKIKNLNTGYGDLKVLFDVSIEVNEGEVVTLVGSNGAGKTTLLRVISGLIPLISGEVLWYDQDISKIPAYKRPELGIAHIPQGRGILGTLTVKENLLMGAYIKNARPKRNERIEYVLNLFPILRERANQMAGTLSGGQQQMLAIARALMMEPKLLILDEPSLGLAPIIVEEVFDIIRNIRIEGVSILLIEQNLLQALSVADRGYVFETGRVVIEGPSRDLLNNQDIKKAYLGI, via the coding sequence ATGCTAAAAATTAAAAATTTAAATACAGGTTATGGTGACTTAAAGGTATTGTTTGATGTTTCTATAGAAGTAAACGAGGGAGAAGTTGTTACTCTTGTTGGTTCGAATGGAGCGGGTAAAACAACTCTTTTAAGAGTTATTTCAGGACTTATTCCTCTCATATCAGGAGAAGTTTTATGGTATGATCAAGACATATCCAAAATACCCGCGTATAAAAGACCTGAATTAGGTATAGCGCATATCCCTCAGGGCAGAGGTATATTAGGAACTTTGACGGTCAAAGAAAACCTGCTGATGGGTGCATATATCAAAAATGCAAGACCAAAACGAAATGAACGTATTGAATATGTATTAAATTTATTTCCTATATTAAGGGAAAGAGCTAATCAAATGGCAGGGACTCTTAGCGGTGGACAGCAGCAAATGCTTGCTATCGCAAGAGCACTTATGATGGAACCGAAGTTGTTAATACTTGATGAACCATCCTTAGGCCTTGCGCCTATAATAGTAGAGGAAGTTTTTGATATAATCAGAAATATTAGGATCGAAGGTGTATCCATACTGTTAATAGAACAAAATCTTCTGCAGGCACTATCTGTTGCAGATAGAGGCTATGTTTTTGAAACCGGGAGAGTTGTGATTGAGGGACCAAGCAGAGATTTATTAAATAATCAAGACATCAAAAAAGCATATCTTGGTATATAA
- a CDS encoding gamma carbonic anhydrase family protein — protein sequence MIIKYKGINPKIHESCFIAPSADIIGKVEIGENSSIWFKAVLRGDIASIIIGKNTNIQDGCIIHCGYGIDTVVGDGVVVGHNAVLHGCQIGDNCLIGMGAIVLNEAKIGENCIIGAGALITLGKQIPPNSLVLGSPAKVIRELTQEEIQSIAQSAQRYVNHGREYK from the coding sequence ATGATTATCAAGTACAAAGGTATTAATCCCAAAATCCATGAATCATGTTTCATTGCACCCAGTGCTGATATCATAGGGAAAGTAGAAATAGGTGAAAACTCAAGTATTTGGTTTAAAGCCGTATTAAGAGGAGATATAGCTTCTATTATCATTGGAAAAAATACAAATATTCAAGATGGTTGTATTATACACTGCGGTTATGGAATAGATACTGTAGTAGGTGATGGTGTAGTGGTTGGTCATAATGCGGTGTTGCACGGATGCCAGATTGGCGATAATTGTTTGATTGGCATGGGAGCTATTGTTCTTAATGAAGCAAAAATTGGAGAGAACTGTATTATAGGTGCAGGAGCATTAATTACATTAGGCAAACAGATACCTCCTAATTCGCTGGTTTTGGGCAGTCCTGCTAAAGTTATCCGGGAATTGACACAAGAAGAAATACAGTCAATTGCCCAAAGCGCACAAAGATATGTCAATCACGGCAGGGAGTACAAGTAA
- a CDS encoding DUF6514 family protein: MLNKKLQAAVNINNDGTFLPVDLKELYLEYYIIESELIDEEQNFHGKSYGVEIIKKELGVNNNIYIENKLIDNIYCCESKTKELIDKLVYYTVTPVTLNNVLEDMIGVI; the protein is encoded by the coding sequence ATGTTAAATAAAAAACTTCAGGCTGCAGTAAATATAAATAATGATGGCACATTCTTACCGGTAGATTTAAAAGAACTCTATCTTGAGTACTATATCATAGAAAGCGAATTAATAGATGAGGAACAGAATTTTCATGGAAAAAGCTACGGTGTAGAAATAATAAAAAAGGAGTTAGGTGTAAACAATAATATATATATAGAAAACAAGCTGATAGATAATATTTATTGCTGCGAGAGCAAGACAAAGGAATTGATAGATAAGTTGGTTTATTACACTGTTACGCCAGTGACATTAAACAATGTATTGGAAGATATGATTGGAGTAATTTGA
- a CDS encoding HAD-IA family hydrolase, with protein sequence MLKHVIFDFDGTLIDTNELIINALYETVRNILNREISRHDLLAVLGKYLDDQMKYFSIEKYEEMMLYYKNYYSMHQDTMVKKFEGIDELLKKLKSLGCKIAITSAKGRNGILHGLELFNLKQYIDFIVSAYDVENKKPHPECIYKALEYFKCQKEDIIIIGDSPYDILCGINAGIKTALVSWTIFPKEKFEGIVPDYIIDKPSDIINIVQSQAAQYQ encoded by the coding sequence TTGCTAAAACATGTAATATTTGATTTTGACGGTACTCTTATTGATACAAATGAATTAATTATTAACGCACTGTATGAAACCGTAAGAAATATCTTGAACCGTGAAATTAGCCGGCATGATTTGCTTGCTGTATTAGGGAAGTATTTGGATGACCAGATGAAATATTTTAGTATAGAAAAGTATGAAGAAATGATGTTGTATTATAAAAATTATTATAGCATGCATCAAGATACTATGGTAAAAAAGTTTGAAGGAATTGATGAGCTTTTAAAGAAGTTAAAATCTCTGGGATGTAAAATAGCAATTACCTCAGCAAAGGGACGTAACGGTATCCTCCATGGATTAGAATTATTTAACTTAAAACAGTACATTGACTTCATAGTAAGTGCTTATGACGTAGAAAATAAAAAACCTCACCCCGAGTGTATCTATAAGGCATTAGAATATTTTAAATGTCAAAAGGAAGATATAATTATTATCGGCGATAGTCCTTATGATATCCTGTGCGGTATTAATGCAGGAATTAAAACTGCACTGGTGTCTTGGACAATTTTCCCTAAAGAGAAATTTGAGGGGATTGTACCTGATTATATAATTGACAAACCTTCTGATATTATTAATATTGTTCAAAGTCAGGCAGCTCAATATCAGTAA
- a CDS encoding ABC transporter substrate-binding protein: MRKTFKLLALVVLLTFMVSVVFSGCASKQVNSPSDKKDTGDKKEIQQKDAQQKDTQQVIKIAFLNPLSGHNADAGQQDLNAAKLAVKHINDAGGIKALGGAKVELVVSDTTSDPTQAQSVAERTFSSNKVVGAVGTGISALTLPILPVAEKHQIPIITNSISNDITKQGYKYVFEPVPKGSMFGETQVAFLTALNTDFNLGIKKVAVVYENSAYGVSTAKGVKGIAEKAGLEVVLDQSYPQGFTDASSLVTALKRSGAQAVFPVAYTTDAKLIINTMKSMNYNPLIIGGGAGFLWPAMGKELGENINGLVSVASWNWDSKNISQNPELLKITEDYEKEFGEFMTEHAGPTYVAVMLLKEAMEKTASTDPKKIRDTLAEIEITSGPASLMQPGKLKFDSTGWNQHVRPVMIQWQNNKPRTVFPLEDASSKIMVPNK; this comes from the coding sequence ATGCGAAAAACTTTTAAATTACTTGCTCTGGTGGTTTTATTAACCTTTATGGTATCTGTAGTTTTCAGTGGCTGTGCCTCAAAACAAGTGAATAGTCCGTCGGATAAGAAAGACACAGGAGACAAAAAAGAAATACAACAAAAAGACGCACAACAGAAAGATACTCAACAGGTAATAAAGATTGCTTTCTTAAATCCTCTTTCCGGGCATAATGCCGATGCAGGACAACAGGATTTAAATGCTGCAAAGCTTGCGGTGAAGCATATTAATGATGCAGGAGGAATAAAGGCATTAGGCGGAGCTAAAGTAGAATTGGTTGTTTCCGATACAACCAGTGATCCAACTCAAGCCCAATCAGTAGCAGAGCGTACATTCAGCAGTAACAAAGTAGTGGGAGCTGTTGGTACAGGTATTAGTGCATTAACTTTACCAATCCTTCCGGTTGCAGAAAAGCATCAGATTCCAATCATCACAAATTCCATCAGTAACGATATTACAAAACAGGGATATAAATATGTTTTTGAGCCGGTACCAAAAGGCAGTATGTTTGGAGAAACTCAAGTGGCATTCTTAACAGCCCTTAACACAGACTTTAATCTAGGTATTAAAAAAGTGGCTGTTGTTTATGAAAATTCTGCCTATGGCGTTTCAACAGCAAAAGGAGTCAAAGGTATAGCAGAAAAGGCTGGTTTGGAAGTGGTTCTGGACCAATCCTATCCACAGGGTTTCACCGATGCGTCTTCACTGGTAACAGCATTGAAACGTTCAGGGGCTCAAGCAGTATTCCCGGTTGCATATACAACCGATGCAAAATTAATTATCAATACCATGAAGAGTATGAATTATAACCCGCTCATTATTGGCGGTGGTGCAGGGTTCTTATGGCCGGCCATGGGTAAGGAATTGGGAGAAAACATTAATGGATTGGTTTCAGTAGCATCCTGGAACTGGGATAGCAAAAATATAAGCCAAAACCCCGAGCTGTTAAAAATAACCGAGGACTATGAAAAGGAATTCGGTGAATTTATGACTGAACATGCTGGTCCGACTTATGTGGCAGTAATGTTATTAAAAGAAGCGATGGAAAAAACAGCATCAACAGACCCTAAGAAGATCAGGGATACTCTGGCAGAAATAGAAATCACATCAGGACCTGCATCCTTAATGCAACCCGGAAAACTAAAATTTGATTCAACTGGCTGGAACCAACATGTTCGTCCTGTCATGATTCAATGGCAGAATAACAAACCGAGGACGGTATTCCCGCTAGAAGATGCATCTTCTAAGATTATGGTTCCTAATAAATAA
- the secD gene encoding protein translocase subunit SecD, which translates to MMAKSLTKFIITALIIAALTYVAFYGITLFGKTIPSALDPENGIRRGLDLTGGSVITYEAEAQTVTDEEMNTAIDMLRQRLDTLGYFEATITRQGEKRIRIEIPAISNPEEAVQKLGATAELQFVDPDGKVIITGKDVVDAKAQYGQYDPAKPAGNFVSLTISEEGTKKFADATARVSKNENKDAGKNYIAIKLDQEIISQPFVDQEITTKDVVISGSFTAESAGWLANLIRAGKLPFSLKDVELRSVGPTLGEKALETSLMAGGIGVILVLIFMLIYYRIPGLVADIALIAYIAIVAIIMAGFRVNLSLPGIAGIILSIGMAVDANVVIFERIKEELRAGKTLRAAIDAGFSRAFTAIIDANITTLIAAAVLWKFGTGPIKGFAVTLSIGILTSMFSAIVITRFLLRQTVGMNIKNPKLYGA; encoded by the coding sequence ATGATGGCCAAAAGCTTAACTAAATTTATTATTACCGCACTTATAATAGCAGCCTTAACTTATGTGGCATTTTACGGTATTACTTTATTTGGAAAGACAATTCCAAGTGCGCTGGACCCGGAAAATGGGATCCGAAGAGGTCTGGACTTAACAGGCGGATCAGTAATAACTTATGAAGCAGAAGCACAAACTGTTACTGATGAAGAAATGAATACAGCAATTGACATGTTAAGACAGCGATTAGATACATTAGGTTATTTTGAAGCTACAATTACCCGCCAGGGAGAGAAAAGAATACGAATAGAAATACCTGCTATTTCCAATCCTGAAGAAGCAGTACAAAAACTGGGTGCAACTGCCGAATTGCAGTTTGTTGATCCAGATGGAAAGGTTATTATAACAGGAAAAGATGTGGTTGACGCGAAAGCACAATATGGACAGTATGATCCGGCTAAGCCTGCCGGAAACTTCGTTTCATTAACCATCAGTGAAGAAGGCACCAAAAAATTTGCAGATGCTACCGCTAGAGTTAGTAAAAACGAAAACAAAGATGCAGGCAAAAACTATATTGCAATCAAGTTGGATCAGGAAATAATTTCACAGCCTTTTGTAGACCAGGAAATAACTACTAAGGATGTTGTAATCAGTGGATCTTTTACTGCTGAATCTGCAGGATGGCTGGCCAATCTTATACGGGCAGGAAAATTGCCGTTTTCACTTAAAGATGTTGAGTTAAGAAGTGTAGGTCCTACCCTTGGTGAAAAAGCTCTGGAGACAAGCCTTATGGCCGGGGGAATTGGGGTAATCCTGGTTCTTATATTTATGTTAATTTATTATAGAATTCCCGGTTTAGTGGCAGATATCGCTTTAATTGCCTATATTGCAATAGTTGCTATTATAATGGCGGGATTCAGGGTAAACTTAAGTCTTCCCGGTATTGCAGGTATTATTCTTTCAATAGGTATGGCTGTTGATGCCAACGTAGTAATATTTGAGAGAATAAAGGAAGAATTAAGGGCTGGCAAGACGTTAAGAGCAGCTATTGATGCCGGATTCTCCAGAGCATTTACAGCCATTATTGATGCCAATATTACCACCCTTATTGCAGCGGCAGTATTGTGGAAATTTGGTACAGGCCCTATAAAAGGTTTCGCTGTAACCCTTTCAATCGGTATTCTTACCAGCATGTTTTCTGCAATTGTGATAACAAGGTTCTTGTTAAGACAGACGGTTGGAATGAATATTAAGAATCCTAAACTATATGGGGCATAA
- a CDS encoding branched-chain amino acid ABC transporter permease, with protein MNILKFLLKNKLLSLASIALLLFPLFISSRYIVHVMVLIFMFASMGVAWNIIGGYGAQISWGHASFFAIGAYTSFLLFLKFNISPLVSIFLGMIVSVIVAFIIGYPSFRLRGVFFSLATIAFAEIVKLLLLYFSDFTGGANGLMITFTGQKPLYLQFYSETPYYYISLFLMVIIIFLTWKLENSKLGYFLKAIKEDEDAAESLGIKAYKIKLITFMISAAMMAVVGTIYAFNIAYIDPISVAHLDLSIKLGVIAIIGGIGTLWGPVLGAFLIIPLTEITNALLGSTRGGASTAIYGLILMIVVIFQPNGLMAFLNNKRKAAKSTPVKTSM; from the coding sequence ATGAATATTTTAAAATTTCTTTTGAAAAACAAGTTGCTTTCGCTGGCATCAATAGCGTTACTTTTGTTTCCTCTATTTATCAGTTCCAGGTATATTGTTCATGTTATGGTACTGATCTTCATGTTTGCGTCCATGGGCGTGGCGTGGAACATCATTGGAGGCTATGGAGCGCAGATCTCATGGGGACATGCTTCTTTTTTCGCCATAGGCGCTTATACAAGTTTTCTCTTATTTTTAAAGTTTAATATTTCTCCCCTTGTTAGTATATTTCTCGGAATGATAGTATCCGTAATTGTGGCTTTTATTATTGGATATCCGTCATTCAGGTTAAGAGGTGTATTTTTTTCACTGGCTACCATTGCATTTGCTGAAATAGTAAAACTTTTACTCTTATATTTTAGTGATTTTACTGGAGGTGCAAATGGTTTAATGATAACTTTCACCGGTCAGAAACCGTTGTATCTGCAGTTTTATTCAGAAACACCCTACTATTATATTAGTCTGTTTTTAATGGTAATTATAATATTTCTAACATGGAAATTAGAAAATTCCAAGTTGGGATATTTCCTAAAGGCAATAAAAGAAGATGAAGATGCTGCGGAATCTTTGGGTATTAAGGCGTATAAAATTAAATTAATCACGTTTATGATAAGCGCAGCAATGATGGCAGTGGTAGGTACAATATATGCATTTAATATTGCCTATATAGACCCTATCAGTGTGGCGCATCTTGATTTATCTATCAAACTTGGAGTAATAGCGATTATAGGTGGTATCGGAACATTATGGGGACCTGTTTTGGGAGCATTTCTTATCATACCGCTTACTGAAATTACAAATGCATTATTAGGAAGCACAAGAGGCGGTGCAAGTACTGCAATTTATGGATTAATACTGATGATTGTAGTAATATTCCAGCCCAATGGCCTGATGGCATTTTTAAATAATAAAAGAAAAGCAGCAAAAAGTACACCGGTTAAAACTTCAATGTAA
- a CDS encoding endonuclease MutS2, which translates to MNQKVLKVLEYNKILDKLAGFTTSVLSKEIALNLCPVTDIHQVIHLQKETSEAVSMVIRKGSPPIDGLSDIRGSLKRAEIGAVLSPKELLEIAHSLRISRNMKRYAGEDRREQVYPILDALIEELQIYKKVEDAITTSIISEDEISDNASPELSNIRRHIRNVNNKVKDILNDIIHSPRYQKYLQEPIITVRGDRYVVPVKSEHKGDIAGLVHDSSASGATLFIEPIAVVEANNELRQLKIKEKNEIERILSELTYMIKECAEGIKNNVKIITALDFIFAKAKLSLEWNAVEPKINDQRYIDIKKARHPLLDQKAVVATDIYLGKDFNTLVITGPNTGGKTVTLKTIGLFTLMAQSGLHVPASDGTELAVFKKVFADIGDEQSIEQSLSTFSSHMTNIVKILQEVDDESLVLFDELGAGTDPVEGAALAMSILEYLYQIGARTAATTHYSELKLFALSTKGVENAACEFDVDTLRPTYRLLIGVPGKSNAFAISSRLGLDQNIIERAKEFISQEDVKFEDIISNLEKNRQMAEREKEKAILYKQEAEALKDELIRQKEKLHAQKEKMLEEARREARKIIQQAKIDAEEIIREIRKIQEETEEKERNKAIEQARMKLRSKLDQIDDSLAQSILPKNKYSSPPKNLKPGDSVLITTLNQKGNIISIPDENGEAQVQVGIMKINVHVSNLRLIEDSKDQMVSSTGAGKISIAKSAHISTELDLRGQTLDEALLNTDKYLDDAALAGLQQVTIIHGKGTGALRNGIHNMLKTHSHVKSFRLGKYGEGETGVTIVELK; encoded by the coding sequence ATGAATCAAAAAGTTTTAAAAGTTTTAGAGTATAATAAAATATTAGACAAATTAGCCGGCTTCACAACTTCTGTTCTGAGCAAAGAAATAGCATTAAATCTTTGTCCGGTAACAGATATTCATCAAGTCATTCATTTGCAAAAAGAAACAAGTGAAGCCGTAAGTATGGTTATACGGAAAGGGAGTCCACCTATTGATGGCTTAAGTGATATCAGGGGTTCATTAAAAAGAGCTGAAATTGGGGCAGTTCTAAGTCCTAAGGAACTGCTGGAAATTGCCCATTCCTTAAGAATTTCACGTAATATGAAAAGGTACGCTGGTGAAGACCGGAGGGAACAGGTGTACCCTATCTTAGACGCTTTGATTGAGGAATTGCAAATATATAAAAAGGTGGAAGATGCCATTACCACCTCTATCATAAGTGAGGATGAAATTTCGGACAATGCAAGTCCCGAATTAAGTAATATAAGACGGCACATTCGAAATGTAAATAATAAAGTAAAAGATATATTAAATGATATTATTCATTCTCCCAGGTATCAAAAATATTTGCAAGAACCTATTATTACAGTGCGAGGAGATAGGTATGTGGTCCCTGTTAAATCAGAACATAAAGGAGATATAGCAGGCCTTGTCCATGATTCATCGGCCAGTGGTGCTACCCTGTTTATTGAACCTATAGCTGTTGTAGAAGCAAATAACGAACTTCGTCAATTAAAGATAAAAGAAAAAAATGAGATTGAACGGATTTTATCAGAACTAACTTATATGATAAAAGAATGTGCTGAAGGTATAAAAAATAATGTAAAAATCATTACAGCGCTGGATTTTATATTTGCAAAGGCTAAGTTAAGCCTGGAGTGGAATGCTGTTGAACCCAAAATCAATGATCAAAGATATATTGATATCAAGAAGGCCAGACATCCTTTGTTGGACCAAAAAGCGGTCGTTGCTACAGACATTTATTTGGGAAAAGATTTTAATACGCTGGTAATTACCGGGCCAAACACCGGTGGAAAAACAGTCACCCTAAAGACCATAGGGTTATTCACTTTGATGGCCCAGTCCGGTTTGCATGTTCCGGCCAGCGATGGGACGGAATTGGCCGTATTTAAAAAAGTGTTTGCAGATATTGGAGATGAGCAGAGTATTGAACAGAGCTTAAGTACTTTTTCATCACATATGACTAACATTGTAAAAATACTGCAAGAAGTAGATGATGAGTCTTTGGTATTATTTGATGAATTGGGAGCAGGAACAGACCCAGTAGAAGGTGCTGCTCTTGCAATGTCAATATTGGAATACCTTTACCAGATAGGTGCCAGGACAGCAGCTACCACCCATTACAGTGAACTAAAACTGTTTGCTTTATCTACCAAAGGGGTGGAAAATGCAGCCTGTGAGTTTGACGTAGATACTTTAAGACCGACTTACCGGCTGTTAATCGGGGTTCCGGGAAAAAGCAATGCTTTTGCAATATCAAGCAGATTAGGGCTGGACCAAAACATTATTGAAAGGGCAAAGGAGTTTATTTCCCAGGAAGATGTCAAATTTGAGGACATCATTTCAAACCTTGAGAAAAACAGACAGATGGCTGAACGGGAAAAAGAAAAGGCCATACTTTACAAGCAGGAAGCAGAGGCCCTAAAAGATGAACTGATAAGGCAAAAGGAAAAATTACATGCACAAAAAGAAAAGATGCTGGAGGAAGCCCGCCGGGAAGCTCGAAAAATTATACAACAGGCAAAAATAGATGCAGAAGAAATAATTAGGGAAATAAGGAAAATACAAGAAGAAACAGAGGAGAAAGAAAGGAATAAGGCGATTGAGCAGGCAAGAATGAAACTGCGAAGCAAGCTTGATCAAATCGATGATTCTCTAGCTCAATCCATTCTTCCAAAAAATAAATATTCAAGCCCACCTAAAAATCTTAAGCCTGGAGATTCCGTGCTGATTACTACTTTAAACCAGAAAGGAAATATTATTTCAATCCCTGACGAAAATGGAGAGGCACAGGTGCAGGTAGGTATCATGAAAATAAATGTGCATGTATCTAATTTAAGGCTGATAGAAGATAGTAAAGACCAAATGGTGAGCAGTACGGGTGCGGGGAAGATTAGTATTGCTAAATCTGCACATATTTCGACTGAGTTGGATTTGAGAGGTCAAACATTGGATGAAGCATTGTTAAATACGGATAAGTATCTGGATGACGCTGCTTTAGCCGGACTGCAACAGGTAACTATTATTCACGGAAAAGGTACGGGGGCATTGAGAAACGGTATTCACAATATGTTGAAGACACACAGCCATGTAAAATCTTTCCGCCTGGGGAAATATGGAGAAGGTGAGACAGGGGTTACCATAGTAGAATTGAAATAA
- a CDS encoding ABC transporter ATP-binding protein: MKKILKINNLDKSFGGVHAVNNVSFEVEEGEILGLIGPNGSGKSTCVNLISGVYTPDSGEVIFNGQNITKMPVPNRADIGIGRTFQSPKPFTNLTVYDSVFTIALLHHKHMKDAVKKTKEILELTGLANLSDVKSGKLPIEKRKWLDLARILAIHPKLIMLDEVMAGLNPSEMEESIKLVQKINREGITIIFIEHVMTAVMKLCHRVIVLNEGSLLSQGMPSEVMQEEAVIKAYLGGGYANAKN, from the coding sequence TTGAAAAAAATTTTAAAGATAAATAATCTTGATAAGTCTTTTGGTGGTGTACATGCAGTAAATAATGTGAGCTTTGAAGTTGAAGAAGGAGAAATTTTGGGGTTAATCGGGCCCAACGGTTCAGGAAAATCTACATGCGTTAATTTAATAAGTGGAGTATACACCCCGGATTCCGGTGAAGTTATATTCAATGGGCAAAATATTACAAAAATGCCAGTACCAAATAGGGCTGATATAGGCATAGGAAGGACATTTCAGTCTCCAAAGCCTTTTACAAACTTAACAGTTTACGACAGTGTTTTTACAATAGCACTTCTTCATCATAAACATATGAAAGATGCAGTAAAAAAGACTAAAGAGATTTTGGAACTTACAGGCCTTGCAAATCTTTCTGACGTAAAAAGCGGTAAGCTGCCAATTGAGAAAAGAAAATGGCTGGACCTTGCCAGGATATTGGCAATCCATCCAAAATTGATTATGCTTGATGAGGTTATGGCAGGGTTAAATCCGTCGGAAATGGAAGAAAGTATAAAGCTTGTCCAAAAGATAAATCGTGAAGGGATAACAATTATATTTATAGAACACGTAATGACGGCAGTAATGAAGCTGTGCCATAGGGTAATTGTATTAAATGAAGGTTCATTATTAAGCCAGGGGATGCCGTCAGAGGTAATGCAGGAGGAAGCAGTTATAAAGGCATACCTGGGAGGAGGTTATGCAAATGCTAAAAATTAA
- the secF gene encoding protein translocase subunit SecF yields MNLIKSSKIFFIVSAIVILAGIATILVAGLNQDIDFAGGTAMHVRIGKQFDNNEINAIVTDAIGIAPSSIQKVGEGDEVIIKTKEIDTIQRDKVFQALKQKYGLDQKDLFSTDNVNPTIGNELKYQALMASLIASILMLIYITFRFEFKSGVAAVIALIHDVLVMLTVYAVFRIPINTSFIAAILTILGYSINDTIIVFDRIRENRKYMKKEEFSNVVNKSIWQTMARSINTSLTTLLTITVLYILGVQSIKDFAFPLIVGIVSGTYSSIFIASPIWVMWREWEAKKKSRLKAV; encoded by the coding sequence ATGAATTTAATAAAAAGCAGTAAGATATTTTTTATAGTATCGGCAATAGTTATTTTAGCTGGTATAGCAACAATATTGGTTGCAGGCTTAAACCAGGATATTGACTTTGCAGGCGGTACGGCTATGCATGTCCGGATAGGTAAGCAGTTTGACAATAATGAAATTAATGCGATTGTTACAGACGCAATAGGTATTGCCCCTTCTTCCATTCAGAAGGTAGGTGAAGGAGACGAAGTAATTATTAAAACCAAAGAAATTGATACTATCCAGAGGGACAAGGTTTTTCAAGCTTTGAAGCAAAAATACGGGTTAGATCAAAAGGACTTATTTTCAACAGATAATGTTAACCCTACGATTGGTAATGAGTTGAAATACCAGGCTCTTATGGCCTCTTTAATTGCTTCTATATTGATGTTGATATACATTACCTTCAGGTTTGAATTTAAATCCGGGGTTGCTGCAGTTATCGCCCTGATTCATGATGTACTTGTAATGCTTACGGTATATGCAGTTTTTAGAATACCCATCAATACTTCCTTTATTGCGGCAATACTGACAATTTTGGGTTATTCAATTAATGATACGATTATTGTATTCGATAGAATAAGAGAAAATAGAAAGTATATGAAAAAAGAAGAGTTCAGCAACGTGGTAAATAAGAGTATATGGCAAACCATGGCGCGTTCTATCAATACATCACTGACAACCTTGTTGACAATTACTGTTCTATACATTTTGGGTGTTCAATCTATAAAGGACTTTGCCTTTCCTCTCATAGTAGGTATTGTAAGCGGTACGTACTCTTCAATATTTATTGCAAGTCCTATCTGGGTAATGTGGAGAGAATGGGAAGCTAAGAAAAAGTCCAGATTAAAAGCAGTGTAA
- a CDS encoding branched-chain amino acid ABC transporter permease: MSWLIGQSIINGLLIGGVYALIAVSLTIIFGVMKIVNFAQGEFLMVGMYATWLLYSAIGGSPYLLIIPVAFIMFIFGWLVYKILINPVVGKGDTAYILLTVGLSFFLQNAAQLIWTADYHTVETTIKGHSIQLGELSILTPRLIAFLVAIVLVAVIHIFLKKTDIGRAMRATAENSQIASMLGINPVVTYAIAFSIGAVLAGLAGVLLTPMFYVFPRVGALFTTTAFVVVVLGGMGNITGALLGGLLIGLVEAFTGSFIALDLAPVGTFVVFLLALLLKPEGLFGGGTRKA; the protein is encoded by the coding sequence ATGTCCTGGTTAATAGGTCAATCGATTATTAACGGATTATTAATTGGAGGCGTATATGCATTAATTGCAGTAAGCCTGACCATTATATTTGGAGTTATGAAAATCGTTAATTTCGCCCAAGGTGAATTTTTGATGGTGGGTATGTACGCTACGTGGTTGTTGTATTCTGCCATAGGCGGCAGCCCATACTTGCTAATTATACCTGTAGCTTTCATTATGTTTATATTTGGCTGGTTAGTTTACAAAATATTAATAAACCCTGTAGTAGGTAAAGGGGATACTGCATATATATTGCTAACTGTCGGATTATCGTTTTTTTTACAAAATGCAGCCCAATTGATATGGACTGCGGATTATCATACTGTAGAAACAACAATCAAAGGCCATTCTATACAATTGGGTGAACTTTCTATTTTAACTCCTAGGCTGATAGCATTTCTAGTAGCTATTGTTTTAGTTGCTGTAATTCATATATTCTTGAAGAAAACCGATATAGGCCGTGCAATGAGGGCTACAGCAGAAAATAGTCAGATTGCATCCATGCTTGGTATAAACCCTGTTGTTACTTATGCAATCGCTTTTTCCATAGGTGCTGTGTTGGCAGGCCTGGCAGGTGTTTTGTTAACACCTATGTTTTATGTTTTTCCGAGAGTTGGAGCATTATTTACAACAACAGCCTTTGTCGTAGTTGTACTGGGAGGAATGGGTAATATAACTGGCGCCCTTTTGGGAGGTCTATTAATAGGTTTGGTTGAGGCCTTCACCGGAAGTTTCATTGCTCTTGATTTGGCACCTGTAGGCACATTTGTAGTATTTTTATTAGCATTACTTTTAAAACCTGAGGGTCTTTTTGGGGGAGGTACACGTAAAGCATGA